TCCTATCAGTGGAAATCGATGATGGACGCCGGACGGCACGGTCAATCGGGTATCCCGTGACGGTTCAAGTTCACCCTACAGGCGAGCGGGTGAAGTGTCTCGAACCCCTTGCGTACTCAATGAGTAACACGAGTTCCGGCCCGCTCCAACCGGACAGACCGGAGGCCGAGAAACCCTTCCGCGTCGAGGCTCCCTTCGAACCCGCCGGCGATCAGCCCGAGGCGATCGAGCAGCTCGTTTCGGGCTACGAGTCGGGCATGGACCGCCAGACCCTCTTGGGTGTGACGGGTTCGGGCAAGACCAACACGGTCAGCTGGACCGTCGAGGGCATTCAAACCCCGACTCTAGTCATCGCTCACAACAAGACGCTCGCCGCCCAACTGTACGAGGAGTTCAGAAACCTCTTTCCGGACAACGCCGTCGAGTACTTCGTCTCCTACTACGACTACTACCAGCCCGAGGCCTACGTCGAG
The sequence above is a segment of the Halalkalicoccus subterraneus genome. Coding sequences within it:
- a CDS encoding DEAD/DEAH box helicase family protein, producing MSNTSSGPLQPDRPEAEKPFRVEAPFEPAGDQPEAIEQLVSGYESGMDRQTLLGVTGSGKTNTVSWTVEGIQTPTLVIAHNKTLAAQLYEEFRNLFPDNAVEYFVSYYDYYQPEAYVE